GGTGCCGGTTGGCGAAGACATTTACCGTCACTTCGGTGTTGTGCCGTTTGTACTCTTCGGAATCGCTGGGTAGCGCCGCTCGATCCGAGCGACGATAATTGGCCGGGAAAGCACGGGACGCGAGCCCGCTGGCCGGAGACACAACCCTTAGAAGCCAGCCCCACCGACTGTGTGTATGGCGTTGTTCCGCTCGGGCGGTATCCTCGGTATCGCCGAGTCCGCACTGGAGTTTGCACGTGCCGCCTCGGAGGAGTCACACCCCAACGAGTACATGGGGCTGCTCCGTGGCGACGACGCGACGAAGGTCGGACTCGACGAGGACGGGACGGTCCTGACCGACGTGCTCGTCATCCCGGGCACCGAATCGAACCCGGTGAGTGCGACCGTCAAGACGAGTATGGTCCCCAACGATATGCGCGCCGCGGGGTCGATCCACTCGCACCCCAACGGCGTCTTACAGCCCAGCGACGCCGACCTGGCGACGTTCGGTCGGGGTGACGTCCACATCATCCTGGGGTACCCGTACGGCCCCGACGACTGGCAGGCCTTCGACAACGAGGGCCAACCGATCGACCTCCCGGTACTCGACGTCGCCCCGCCGGAGGAGACGTTCTTCGATTTCGACCAGTCGGACATCGACCGCGAACTGCGCGACGAGGAGTTCGACTCGTGACGCGGGTCGTCGCACAGGGGACCTTCGACATCCTCCACCCCGGACACGTCCACTACCTCCGGGACGCCGCCCGGATGGGCGATGAACTCCACGTCATCGTCGCGCGCTCGGTCAACGTCACGCACAAGGAGCCGCCAGTGGTGCCCGACGAGCAACGGCGGGAGATGGTGGCGTCGCTGAAGCCGGTCGACGAGGCCCATCTGGGCCATCCCGAGGACATCTTCGTCCCGATCGAACGGCTCGAACCGGACGTGATCGCGCTGGGATACGACCAACATCACGACATCGAGAAGCTCCGGAACGCGCTCTCCGAGCGCGGTATCGACTGTGACGTCCGGCGGGCGAGCCCGCTGGAACAGGAGG
Above is a window of Haloarcula halophila DNA encoding:
- a CDS encoding Mov34/MPN/PAD-1 family protein; its protein translation is MALFRSGGILGIAESALEFARAASEESHPNEYMGLLRGDDATKVGLDEDGTVLTDVLVIPGTESNPVSATVKTSMVPNDMRAAGSIHSHPNGVLQPSDADLATFGRGDVHIILGYPYGPDDWQAFDNEGQPIDLPVLDVAPPEETFFDFDQSDIDRELRDEEFDS
- a CDS encoding FAD synthase → MTRVVAQGTFDILHPGHVHYLRDAARMGDELHVIVARSVNVTHKEPPVVPDEQRREMVASLKPVDEAHLGHPEDIFVPIERLEPDVIALGYDQHHDIEKLRNALSERGIDCDVRRASPLEQEGDESLLSTGQIIARVLDERE